The DNA window GCATTGTTCTTTGTTGGGTTTGTTGCTCCTCCGGTTGATGGATTGTTGTTTGGCAGGACCGTAGGGCGTGCTGCTTTTACTGGCAACCATGAATGGATCATCCATGGTACTGCCAAAGATCACGGGCTTCCCTCCGAGGTACTACACTTTCTTGTGTAACGGTATAAATGCAAACAAATTTCAGTTTTGTCTGGCTCAATTTTGCTGGGGGCATCATTCAAAGCATCAAGGTAGTGAATTTATGTAAAGCCTTGTGGGGGAGCCTTGCTGACTTTTGGCATTTAGCAAGCTtcatcgattttttttttttggacccTGCTATCATTCATAGAACCGATGTTCGCAGGGATGTGGGTTGTGCTTGTGCTACTAGTAGTAAATAAGCATACTTGGAcccattatatttatatggaatTCAGGTTAATGTAATGACGTTAGATTGGTTAGTCTTGAGTAGATCTTAATGTGACTTGCACAATGATTTTCTACTGTCCACTTATCTACATATTGGCCTGTCTATTTTAATTATTCCGTTTTGGGGATCTTATGCAATAGTTTCACCATTGTAGGTTGCTGCTGAGATGTCTAATCAGTTCAGAGTTGGCATTCAGGTGAGTAGAAATGAACATTTTGAATGGCATGTTATTTACTGGTTGGGTGCTTCTAGAACTCATTATTTTCCCACTGCAGACTATAGCGATTATTCCTGTTCTACCACGAGGCGTGCTACAGTTGGGATCTACTCGTGTGGTATGAAAAACAAGCTTAAAATGCATCCTGCATGTAAAATGTGTAGAGATATCTTGCTGCTGTATGAATTATAGAGTAAACAATACTTCATATGCTTTCTAAGTTCAGAGATTGTTCTGTTATTGCACGAGCTGTGAGGTACCATTAGTCACACTCCTACAGTTCTCCGTTGGATTGTCATggaaatggtaaaaaaaccaatgAGATTAAGATTTTCCATGGCTTTGCAAAACATGATATTTTGATTACAACAGATAATGTGGAGACCTATTTTTCAAGGTAATGTAAATTCATAGCAGCTTTCAGCTATTGCTTCTAGTGAATAGCAAAGTTGGATTATTTGCAGTCCCCTAGGTGCATGAGTTGTCCATTGCTTTTTATCTGATGATCATATTCTACCATAATACACCTGTTATCATGGTAGTAGAAATTGAGGGGTACTGCTAGTAAAAGGAACCATGATAGAGGCCAAAATGAACTCATGTTATTCAATGATATTAGTAGGATGTCCTGTTTTGCATGGAACTTCGATCATCGGTGGTTTGCAATTAATTCTTAGGATTACTGTGGCACGGTGCATTAGGATCTTAAAaaggtggggggggggggtggtcAATGGGCTTGCCTTTGAAGTTTTTGACTACACTGGGGTTCTGTTAGCAGTTCTATTCACCCCATATATTCGAATCAATAACAGACTTGTTTTATTGGCAGGTTATGGAAAACAAAAGCCTCATGAcacatgcaaaaaaattatgctcTCAGCTGAACAATCGATCAAGTATGGCTGTATCTTCTTCAGTTAAAACTGCTTCAAACCATCAGGGTCGTTCACGCCCTTCACATGGTGCCTCAAATGTTCAATCTACAGAGAATTGCTCAAAAAAATTCAGTCAATTCCCAGTGACTTATGAACAATACAGCCATCCTGATACCACGGCTGTGTCAGGTAGCACTTCACTAAATGCGTGCATGAATGCATCTACGCTTAAGATTGCACAACTGAATGGCCAAGCTGTCCGAGATCACATTAGCTATTCCAAACCTGATGTGAGGTTCATACAACAAGCTTATCGTGAGGGTCAACTTGTAAGTAATGCGCAGAGTATTGCTATGAGTTCAGATTTGATCTCGTCGAGTTTGGCATCAGGGCAAAAGCAGCCACTGTTTATGAACAACATTGGCCAGCTAGAATTTTGTGATGGTGCAGATACATCAGCAGATTTACATAGGAATGCCCTGTTGAAACCACTTGTATGCCTTGACTCCTTTATCCATGAAAATCGGAACATAAACATATCTCATGGAATAGCTGAGGTATCCAATGGCATAAACGGTCATGGTAATTTTGATTACCTCTTAGGAGGTGCCAGACTTGTCAGAGCTAATTTATCTACCAGTGCAACAAGTCAAGTTTTAGACCAAAGAAACCATTCTGTTTCAGGAATGTTGCTGCATAGACAACCTCTAGTGTCTTGTGAGCTACCCCAATCTTCTGAATTGTCCGCGAAAATGGGGAGCCTTGAAAGAGGGTCGTTTCAAATTCCTTCAGCTCTATCTTCTGAATCTGATTTTCAGATTTCTAATGGTTTGAATGCAAACATTTCTCAAGAGAATCAATTTAGTGTGTCAAACCACATCTGCCAAgaccaaaatattaatagaGTAAATGATCTGAGTGCTACTTTGAGCACACAAAAAATGAACAATATGGATGGATGCAGGCCACCGAGCTTGTCTGTTGGGAAAACCTCACCGTTGTTTGTGGAGCAGAGTGTAGAGAATGACTTGTTTGATATACTTGGTCCTCAGTTTCATCACTTATGCCACAATGTTGGTGCTGACTTGGTCCCCTGGACTGACGCAAAACCAGAGAGTTCAGATAGAGATGTGCCTGAATCCTCTATTCATGTTGATTCCTCTCTGCTATTCAGTTCACGAGACAATGAGCTCTATTCTGGGATGTTTTCGTTAACTGATAGTGACCAACTGTTGGATGCTGTCATCTCAAATGTTAATCCAGCTGGTAAGCAGAGTTCTGATGACAGTGCTTCTTGCAAGACTTCATTGACAGACATTCCTGGCACTTCTTATCTTAgttcaaaagaaatgaaacaaTGTGGGTCCTCTGGCATTCCCTCGGCGCTAATCAAGCATGAGTCTGGGCAGTTTATTAAACAGCCATGTCTCACTGAGAACGCCGAGGATGGTTGCCTATCCCAGAATAATGGAATGCACAAATCTCAGATACGTCTTTGGATTGAGAGTGGGAAGAACATGAAATGTGAAAGTGCATCAGCTTCTAACAGCAAAGGTCTTGATACACCAAACAAGTCAAACCGAAAGAGATCTCGGCCTGGAGAGAGTCCTAGGCCAAGGCCAAAGGATCGGCAGTTGATACAGGATCGTATAAAGGAGCTCCGAGAAATGGTACCTAATGGGGCTAAGGTATCCTCTAATGAATCTTGCCgattttaaatgattttcatGGTAGTTTGCGCTTTAGATTGCAGATTTGAACTTTAGATTGAACTGCACAATGTTGACGTATCAATTGTGatcacattttattttcaacagtGTAGCATCGACGCCTTGCTGGAGAAGACAGTTAAGCACATGCTTTTCTTGCAAAGTGTGACGAAGCATGCAGATAAGCTCAAGGATTCTACTGAATCCAAAGTATGTACATCCTTTTTTCTGGTATCATTTTACTATTGCATAGATAAAGATGCAAATTTTCTACTTTTAGACAATGGATGTAAATCCAGCCTCTATATCCACaagattaaaataatatttgcaGTTGGAAAATTCTACTTACGTTGCTATTTGCTAATCATTCAAGCAGATTCTTGGCAGTGAGAATGGTCCTGTTTGGAAAGACTATTTTGAAGGTGGTGCAACCTGGGCATTTGATGTTGGTTCGCAATCTATGACGTGTCCAATCATTGTTGAGGATCTTGACAGACCTCATCAAATGCTTGTTGAGGTAATTAATATCTGATTGTTCT is part of the Oryza brachyantha chromosome 11, ObraRS2, whole genome shotgun sequence genome and encodes:
- the LOC102701663 gene encoding transcription factor LHW-like produces the protein MAVGEALRRLCEEVGWSYAVFWKAIGAADPVHLVWEDGYCGHTSFPAGSEASEALPTDVGCAADTMTMCSLVKKVMASQVHVVGEGTVGRAAFTGNHEWIIHGTAKDHGLPSEVAAEMSNQFRVGIQTIAIIPVLPRGVLQLGSTRVVMENKSLMTHAKKLCSQLNNRSSMAVSSSVKTASNHQGRSRPSHGASNVQSTENCSKKFSQFPVTYEQYSHPDTTAVSGSTSLNACMNASTLKIAQLNGQAVRDHISYSKPDVRFIQQAYREGQLVSNAQSIAMSSDLISSSLASGQKQPLFMNNIGQLEFCDGADTSADLHRNALLKPLVCLDSFIHENRNINISHGIAEVSNGINGHGNFDYLLGGARLVRANLSTSATSQVLDQRNHSVSGMLLHRQPLVSCELPQSSELSAKMGSLERGSFQIPSALSSESDFQISNGLNANISQENQFSVSNHICQDQNINRVNDLSATLSTQKMNNMDGCRPPSLSVGKTSPLFVEQSVENDLFDILGPQFHHLCHNVGADLVPWTDAKPESSDRDVPESSIHVDSSLLFSSRDNELYSGMFSLTDSDQLLDAVISNVNPAGKQSSDDSASCKTSLTDIPGTSYLSSKEMKQCGSSGIPSALIKHESGQFIKQPCLTENAEDGCLSQNNGMHKSQIRLWIESGKNMKCESASASNSKGLDTPNKSNRKRSRPGESPRPRPKDRQLIQDRIKELREMVPNGAKCSIDALLEKTVKHMLFLQSVTKHADKLKDSTESKILGSENGPVWKDYFEGGATWAFDVGSQSMTCPIIVEDLDRPHQMLVEMICEDRGIFLEIADFIKGLGLTILRGAMEARKSKIWARFTVEANRNVTRMEIFLSLVRLLEPNCDSTGAADNANNVNMPLGLVRQPVIPATGRIQ